From the genome of Roseivivax sp. THAF197b:
GGGCGTGCGCTATTGGGGGCCGCTCCTTGCCGGGGCGGAGCGCCGCTTCTCGCCGCAGAATGCGGATCACGCCGCGCATTGGACCACAGCCTATCCCACCACCGCGCTGCTGCCGATGGCCGAGACGGTGAAGGCCGCGCGTGCCGTGCCGCATGACCGGATCGACACGCCTGCGCTCTTCGTGTTCTCGGATCTCGATCAGGTCGTCGATGCGGGCGTGACGCGGCAGGTGGCCTCGGCCTGGGGCGGGCCCGTGGAGATCATGCCCGTCGATCCCGCCCGGACTGAGCCTGCGGCGCATGTGATCGCGGGCGATATCCTGTCGCCGGAGATGACCGGGCCTGTTGTGGCTCGCATCGTCGACTGGGCCCGCGCCCTCCCCGTCGCGCCCGTCTCTGATTAATCCGCGCTTAACCAATCCCGCGTTAGACCCGAGCTGAATCGAAGACCGGCAAGGCAGAGCAGGGCAGCGCGTGAAGGACTGGAGCGATCAGAGCGTCGATTTCGCCGAAACCCTGAGGGGGGTGGCCGATGCCGTTTGGGGCAGGGCCGAATTCGGACGGTTGTTCGAGGCGCATCTGCATCCCGACGCGATCCTGCGGGGGCCGGATCACCTTCTTCAGGGGCGCTTGGCGATTGCGACGGCGGCGCTGCAGCCGTTGGCGGCGTTTCCGGGGCGCAGCCTATATGTCGAGGATGCGGGATGGACCGCGATCGCGGGTGGCACGCGGGCAGGCGCTTTACGGCTGTTTTGCGAGGGCACGCATGACGGGGCCGGGCTTTACGGGCCAGCCACCGGCAAGGCGGCGAAATACCGCGTTCTGATGGATGTTGCGGCCAAGGGGGCCGTGATCGGTGAGGTCTGGCGCTTGCGCGACAGTGCGGCGATCTTCGCCGCCCTTGGCCTCGATCCGGAACGTTGGGCGGCGGAGCGTCTCGCCTGGGGCGACCGCGACAGCGCGCCCTTTCGACCCGGTATCGATGAGCCCGGGGCTTACACGGCGCAGGGCAATGGCAGCGAATGGGGCCGCGCCTGGGCCGCACTCCTCGAGCGCGCGATGGATGGGGGCTTCGATCTTTTCGATGGTCAGACCGACCCTGCCGCCGAAATCGCGCTGCCGGGCGGCATCACCCGGCGTGGGGGTGCGGCGGCACGGCAATTCTGGCTGGGCCTGCGCGCGGCCTTCCCTTCGGCGCAATTCAAGGTGCATCACCGCTTCGGGCTGGAGACGCCGCTTCTGCCGCCGCGGGCTTTCCTGCGCTGGTCTCTGGACGGACGCCATGACGGGCCGGGGCTGTTCGGGGCACCGACCGGAGCGGAGGTGCATGTCATGGGCATGAGCCAGGCCGAATTCGGCCCCGGTGGCCTGCGCCGGGAATGGACGCTCATCGATCCGGGCGCGATCTGGATGCAGATCAAGGCGCAGACGGGCTGAGCGTAGGTCGGGCTGCGTGGCGAGGGGCGCATCCCCGCGCGCCTGTAATTGCGGCATAAGCGTGCTTGTTTTGCTGGCAATGACACGGCGGATTGGCTAGACTCCGCGTCAGACCCGGAAAACCGGGCATTCGAGGCAGTTATTCAGGCGGTTTTCATGACCGAGATGGTGTACGGCACGGTCCGGGTGCGCGACAGCGAACCCGTGTTGCCGAAATGGTGGCGGACAATCGACAAATGGTCGCTGTCCTGCATCCTCATTCTCTTTGCAATCGGCATCCTTCTGGGGCTCGCGGCATCGCCGCCACTGGCGGAACGCAACGGCTTCGACGCGTTTCACTACGTGCAGCGTCAGGCCATCTTCGGAACGGTCGCGCTGATCGCGTTGGTCGTCACGTCGCTTTTGTCGCCGGTTCTCGTGCGCAGACTTGCGGTGCTGGCCTTCCTTGTGGCCTTTGTGGCGCTGGCGTTCCTGCCCCTGTTCGGCACCGATTTCGGCAAGGGCGCTGTGCGGTGGTACAGCCTCGGCTTTGCATCGGTGCAGCCGTCGGAATTCCTAAAACCCGCCTTCATCATCGTCGCGGCCTGGATGATGGCCGCCAGCCAGGAGATCGGTGGCCCGCCGGGGCGGCTTTGGTCCTTCTTTCTGGTCATGGCCATCGTGCTGATGCTGGCGATGCAGCCTGATTTCGGCCAGGCCTGCCTCGTGCTTTTCGGCTGGGGCGTGATGTATTTCGTAGCCGGTGCGCCCATGTTCCTGCTTCTGGGAATGGCCGGAATGGTCGTGCTGGGCGGCATGTTCGCCTACAACAATTCCGAGCATTTCGCGCGTCGCATCGACGGCTTCCTCAACCCCGACATCGATCCCACGACCCAGATCGGCTACGCCACCAACGCGATCCAGGAGGGCGGCTTTTTCGGTGTCGGCGTGGGCGAGGGACAGGTGAAATGGTCGCTGCCCGACGCGCATACGGACTTCATCATCGCGGTTGCCGCCGAGGAATACGGCCTCGTCCTTGTCCTCTTCATCATCTGTCTTTATGCGAGCGTCGTCGTTCGGTCGCTCCTGCGGCTGATGAAGGAACGCGACCCCTTCATCCGGCTCGCAGGGACGGGGCTGGCCTGCATGTTCGGCGTCCAGGCGATGATCAATATGGGCGTCGCGGTTCGGCTTCTGCCCGCGAAGGGGATGACCTTGCCCTTCGTGAGCTACGGCGGATCCTCGCTCATCGCGATGGGCATTTCGGTCGGCATGCTTTTGGCCTTCACACGGACACGGCCGCAGGGTGAGATTGGCGATATCCTGCGCGGGCGGCTGCGCTAGCGGCCCGCCCCGGGCGCGGGACGAGACGGAAGGAGCGCGCATATGGCACAGCACGACCGCCCTCTTCTCGTGATCGCCGCCGGCGGCACGGGCGGGCACATGTTTCCCGCCCAGAGCCTGGCCGAGGTGATGCTGCGGCGCGGCTGGCGGGTGAAACTCTCCACCGATGCGCGCGGCGCGCGGTATACCGGCGGCTTCCCGCATTCCGTTGAAATCGAGCAGGTCTCGAGCGCGACCTTCGCGCGGGGCGGCCTCCTCTCGAAGGCGCTGGTGCCGTTCCGGGTGGCGGGCGGCATCGTCGGCATGGCCATGCGCATGCTGCGCGACCGCCCCGACGTGGTCGTGGGCTTCGGCGGCTATCCCTCCATCCCGGCGCTGGGGGCCGCCACGCTGATGCGGCTTCCGCGGATGATCCATGAGCAAAACGGCGTGCTGGGCCGGGTGAACCAGATCTTTGCCCGTCGCGTCGATGCGGTGGCCTGCGGCACATGGCCGACAGCGCTGCCCGAAGGTGTCGAGGCGACGCATACGGGAAATCCCGTGCGCCTGTCGGTCCATGAGCGCCAGGGCGCGGCCTATATCCCGCCGGGCGATTACCCGATGTCGCTTCTGGTAATCGGCGGCTCTCAGGGGGCGCGGATCCTGTCGGATGTGGTCCCGCCCGCCATCGCCGCCTTGCCGATGGACATGCTCCAGCATCTGCGCGTCAGCCATCAGGCCCGCGACGAGGATGGGGAACGGGTCGCGACCTTCTATGCCGAGAACGGCATCGATGCCGATGTGCAGCCCTTCTTCCACGATATCCCCGCCCGGATGAGCGAGGCGCAGCTCGTGATCTCGCGCTCGGGCGCATCCTCCGTAGCGGACCTTTCGGTGATCGGTCGCCCCGCGATCCTGATCCCCTTTGCCGCTGCCACCGGCGATCATCAGACCGCCAATGCCCGCGCTCTGACCGAAGCCGGGGCCGCGATCCGCATTCCGGAATCCAAATTGACCGTCGAGGCCATGACGGACGCCATTCGAAGCGTGCTCGACCACCCGCAAGGCGCGCTGCAGATGGCGCAGGCCGCCCTTTCGGTGGGCCGCCCCGATGCCGCCGAGGCGCTGGCAGCCATGGTCGAGACACTTGCAGACAAGGACCAAGCGAAATGAACGCAGCCGCCGCCACCAAGTTGCCCACCGATGTGGGCCCCATCCATTTCGTCGGGATTGGCGGCATCGGCATGTCGGGCATTGCGGAAGTGCTGCTGAACCTTGGCTACACGGTGCAGGGATCGGACCTGAAGGCCTCGAAGATCACCGAGCGGCTCGAGAGCCTCGGCGCACGCATCTATGTGGGCCAGAACCCCAAGAACCTCGAGAATGCGGAGGTCGTGGTGATCTCGTCGGCGATCAAGCCAGGCAATCCCGAGCTGGATGCGGCGCGGCTCGCCGGTCTGCCGATCGTGCGCCGGGCCGAGATGCTGGCGGAGCTCATGCGGCTCAAGTCAAACATCGCGGTCGCGGGTACGCACGGCAAGACGACGACCACGACGCTGGTGGCGGAGCTTCTGGTCGCGGGCGGGATCGACCCCACCGTCATCAACGGCGGCATCATCCACGCCTACGGCTCCAACGCGCGGATGGGGCAGGGCGAGTGGATGGTCGTGGAGGCCGACGAGTCGGACGGCACGTTCAACCGGCTGCCCGCCACTATCGCCATCGTGACCAATATCGACCCCGAGCATATGGAGCATTGGGGCGATTTCGAGCGGCTGAAGCAAGGCTTTACCGATTTCGTCTCGAACATCCCGTTTTACGGGCTCGCCGTGTGCTGCACCGATCACGAGGAGGTCCAGCGCCTCGTGGGCCGCGTCACCGACCGGCGCATCGTGACCTATGGCTTCAACACGCAGGCCGATGTGCGCGCGGTCAACCTGCGCTACGAGGACGGTGTGGCGCATTTCGACATCGCGCTGCAGGCGGAGGGCCGCGTGATCGAGGATTGCGCGCTTCCGATGCCGGGCGATCACAACGTCTCGAACGCGCTGTCGGCCGTGGCGGTGGCGCGGCATCTCGGGATGAAGCCGTCCGAAATCCGCAAGGCACTGGCCGCATTTGGCGGCGTTAACAGAAGATTTACCCGCGTGGGCGAAGTTGGGGGCGTGACCGTGATCGACGATTACGGCCATCACCCGGTGGAGATTCAGGCTGTGCTGAAGGCTGCCCGCCATGCAACGAAGGGCCGCGTCATCGCGGTGCATCAACCGCATCGTTACTCGCGGCTGCATTCGCTGTTCGATGATTTCTGCGCCTGCTTCAATGAGGCGGATGTCGTGGCCATTGCCGATGTCTACGCCGCGGGCGAGGATCCCATCGAGGGCGCGTCGCGCGACGACCTCGTTGGGGGGCTCATCCGTCACGGACATCGCAGCGCCCATGCGATCGACAACGAAGACGACCTCGAGGCGCTGGTGCGCGCGGAGGCAAAACCGGGTGACATGGTGGTCTGCCTTGGCGCGGGTACGATCTCGGCCTGGGCCAATAACCTGCCCAAGCGGTTGAAGGGCTGACCCATGGCACCCGCATTGCTGACAGGGTGTTTCTGGGTGCTCGCGGCGACGATCACCGCCTGCCTGCCGATGAAGCGGCAATATATCCCCGGCGTGGCCCTTCTGGTCGCAGCGCCGTTTCTGTTGGTTTGGATCGGTGTCAGTATCGGCCCCGTATGGGCGCTTGCGGGATGTGCGGCCTTCCTGTCGATGTTCCGAAACCCGCTCAAATATTTCTGGGCCCGCCTGCGCGGCCACAAACCGGAGCTGCCGGAATGACAACCTCGCTAATCCTCGCGCTGATCTGGGCGCTCTCGGCCAATATCCTTGCGATGATCCCGTCGCAGGACAATCACTGGCGACGCGCCTATGGCCTGATAGCGGTAGGCATCCCGCTCCTGGGCTACGTCACGTACGAGAACGGCCCGTGGATCGGACTTCTGGTCTTCGCGGCGGGGGCGAGCGTTTTGCGCTGGCCGATGCTGTATCTCGGGCGGTGGTTGCGGCGTCGCTTCGGGGCCGAAACCTGAGTTGTCGGCGCGGTGCGTGGCGCGGCGATTGCCAAGAGGTAAGGCAGTCCGGGCGGGCTTGTAACTCGGATCACTGCGCGCGATACCCGCGGCCATGACGAAAATGCCCGAAACCCGCGGACGCCTGACAGCGGACCGCCCATTGGCCGACCTGACATGGCTGCGTGTCGGCGGGCCTGCGGATTGGTTCTTCCAGCCTGCCGATGTGCGGGACCTCGCAGATTTTCTTAAAGCGTTGCCGCCGAACGTTCCGGTCTTCCCCATGGGGGTCGGCTCCAACCTGATCGTGCGCGACGGGGGCCTGCATGCGGCGGTGATCCGCATGGGGCGCGGCTTCAACGCGATCACGGTCGAGGGAAACCGCGTGCGCGCCGGGGCGGCCGCGCTTGACGCGCATGTGGCGCGGAAGGCAGCCGAGGCAGGCGTGGACCTGACATTCCTGCGCACGATCCCCGGCGCCGTGGGCGGTGCCGTGCGGATGAATGCCGGATGCTATGGATCTTATGTGGCAGATGTCTTCGTCGAGGCGACGGCGGTGACACGCGCGGGCGAGATCGTCACGCTGACCGCCGAGGATCTCGATTTCCGCTACCGCCAGACCGATCTGGCCGAGGGAACCGTGATCGTTGAGGTGGTCTTCGAGGGGCCATCGGGCGATCCGGAGGCGCTTGCCGCGCGCATGGAGACGCAGCTTGCCAAGCGCGATGCGACCCAGCCCACCAAGGAGCGGACCGCCGGGTCCACCTTCCGCAATCCCGCCGGGCATTCCTCGACGGGACGGGCGGATGATGTGCATGATCTGAAGGCCTGGAAGGTCATCGACGACGCGGGCATGCGCGGTGCCATGCGCGGCGGGGCGCAAATGAGCGAGAAGCATTCCAACTTCCTGATCAATAACGGCGGCGCCACGGCGGCGGACCTCGAAGGTTTGGGCGAAGAGGTTCGAAAAAAGGTTTTCCAAACCAGTGGAATAAAGCTAGAGTGGGAAATCATGCGCATCGGTGAACCGGCGCCTGAGACAGAGGGCGAAAAGCCCCGATAATAAGGTTCGTGCCGCAGGCAGGCGGCGGGATCGGAACAAGGGGCAAAGCCCCGGACAGAGGCAGTTTTGGGGATGTCGAGCAGGGCAAACCCCAAAGTGGTGGTAATCATGGGTGGACCTTCCGCGGAGCGGGAGGTGTCGCTGAGTTCCGGCAAGGAATGTGCCGCCGCTTTGCGGACAGAAGGTTTTGACGTGGTCGAGGTCGATGCAGGCCCCGACCTCGTTGTGCGTCTGTCAGAGATTTCTCCCGATGTCGTGTTCAACGCCCTGCATGGCCGCTGGGGTGAAGATGGCTGCGTCCAAGGCCTGCTGGAATGGCAGGGTCTGCCCTATACGCATTCGGGCGTGCTCGCCTCGTCGCTGGCGATGGACAAGGAGCGCACCAAGGACGTCTACCGCGCCCATGGTCTTCCCGTGGCCGAAAGCCGCCTTGCCTCGAAGGCCGAGGTGATGACCGCGCATGTCATGCCGCCGCCCTACGTGGTGAAGCCCTATAACGAAGGCTCGTCGGTCGGCGTCTATCTTGTCGCTGAAGGGGCTGCGCCGCCGCAGCTCTCAGCCGAGATGCCGGAGACCGTGATGGTCGAGGCCTTCGCGCCGGGCCGCGAGCTGACGACGACCGTGATGGGCGACCGGGCGCTGGGCGTCACGGACATCATCACCGATGGCTGGTACGACTACGACGCCAAGTACAAACCGGGTGGCTCGCGCCATGAATGCCCGGCGAACATCCCCGAGGAGATCGCCGCGGCCTGCCGCGATTACGCGCTTCGGGCCCATGCCGCGCTGGGCTGTCGGGGCGTGACACGCACCGATTTCCGCTGGGACGAAAGCAAGGGTCTCGCGGGCCTCATCCTTTTGGAGACCAACACGCAACCGGGCATGACGCCCACATCGCTGTCGCCCGAGCAGGCGGAAAAGGCGGGCCTCAGCTTCGGGCAATTCTGCCGCTGGATGGTGGAGGATGCTTCATGTCAGAGATGACGCGCTTCGATCCTGCCCCCTCGCGGCTGAAGTACCGCGTCGAGCGGATGATGCTGACCCCGCTCTACCGATTGCTCCTGCGGGTCGGTCTGCCCTTCGCGCTGACCTTCGGGGCGGCGAGCTGGTGGCTGTCCCACGAGGAAAACCGGGAATGGATCGCGCTGACCTATGCGGATGCGCGGGCGGCGATCCAGGAGCGGCCGGAATTCATGGTCGAGCTGATGGCCATCGACGGCGCGGACCCCGCCATCTCCGAGGATATTCGCGAGATCATACCGCTCGATTTTCCGATCTCGTCCTTCGATCTCGACCTCGATGCGATGCGCCGCACGATCACCGGCCTCGACGCGGTGGAATCCGCGAGCCTGTTCGTGCGTCAGGGCGGCGTTTTGCAGGTCAATGTGCGCAAGCGCGAACCTGTGGTCCTGTGGCGGACCGAAGCGGGGCTCGAACTGCTGGATCGGGGCGGCGTGATGACCGGACCGGTGAGCACGCGCGCCGCCTTCCCGGATCTGCCCGTCATCGCGGGATCGGGCGCTGACGCCCATGTCAACGAAGCCTTGCGCCTTGTGGCGGCCGCCGCCCCCTTGCGGCACCGGCTGCGCGGGCTGGAGCGGATGGGCGAGCGGCGCTGGGACGTCGTGCTGGATCGCGGTCAGCGCATCATGCTGCCCGAAGAGGGCGCGGTGCGCGCGCTGGAGCGCGCCATCGCCATGGATCAGGCGGTCGACATGCTGGCGCGCGACCTCGTCGCGGTCGACCTTCGGCTGAGAGAGCGGCCAACGCTCCGAATGACACAAACCGCGCTGGAGGACCTCTGGCGTATCAGGCAAATCGAGGCAGGGGACGACTGACGTCATGATCGAGCTCTATGAATCCCAACGGGCAATGCGAAACATGCGTAAGGCCGCGATGCAGCGGGGTGTGGTTGCGGTGCTCGATGTGGGCTCGTCCAAGATCGCCTGCCTGATCTTGCGCTTTGACGGCACCGGCCGCGACATGGATGTCGACGGTGTCGGCTCGCTCGCCGGGCAATCGGGCTTCCGGGTGATCGGGGCGGCGACGACACGCTCGCGCGGTGTGCGCTTCGGCGAGATCGCCGCGATGAACGAAACCGAGCGCGCCATCCGCACCGCCGTGCAGGCCGCGCAAAAAATGGCGCAGATCCGCGTCGATCACGTCATCGCCTGTTTTTCGGGCGCCGATCCGCGGTCCTACGGGCTGGCAGGGCAGGTGGAGCTGGAAGGCACGCAGGTCAGCGAGCAGGACGTGGCGCGGGTGCTTTCCGCCTGTGACGTGCCTGATTTCGGCGATGGGCGCGAAGTGCTGCACGCGCAGCCGGTGAATTTCGCGCTCGATCATCGTTCCGGCCTCAGCGATCCGCGCGGTCAGATCGGCCAGGACCTGGCCTGTGACATGCACATGCTCACGGTCGACGGCATGGCGATCCAGAACCTCGCCCATTGCGTGAAGCGCTGTGACCTGGAACTCGCGGGGCTTGCCTCCTCGGCCTACACGAGCGGGATCGCTGCTTTGGTTGAAGACGAGCAGGAGCTGGGCGCGGCCTCGATTGATCTCGGTGGCGGGGCCACGGGCATTTCGATCTTCATCAAGAAACACATGATCTATGCCGACGCGGTGCGGATGGGCGGCGATCACATCACCTCCGACATCTCCATGGGCCTGCAGGTGCCGATGGCCACCGCGGAGCGCATCAAGACCTTCTATGGCGGCGTCGTCGCCACCGGCATGGATGACCGCGAGATGATCGAGATCGGCGGCGAAACGGGCGACTGGGAGCATGACCGACGCACGGTCAGCCGCGCCGAGCTGATCGGCATCATGCGCCCGCGGGTCGAGGAAATCCTCGAAGAGGTGCGCGCCCGGCTCGATGCGGCGGGCTTCGATCACCTGCCCTCCCAGCAGATCGTGCTGACGGGGGCAGGCAGCCAGATCCCCGGGCTTGACGGGCTTGCGGCGAAGATCTTGGGCCAGCAGGTGCGGCTCGGGCGGCCCATGCGCGTGCATGGTCTGCCGCAGGCGGCCACCGGTCCCGGCTTCTCGAGCGCGGTGGGCCTGTGCCTCTTTGCAGCGCATCCGCAGGACGAATGGTGGGACTTCGAGATCCCGGTGGACCGGCTGCCCGCGAAATCCTTTCAGCGGGCTGTCAAATGGTTCCGAGACAACTGGTGACCCCAATATGTCGCGAGATCGGCGAAATACCGCGAAGACCGGCCTTAAAACTGCCATATTTGGTGGGATTTTGCCGTTTTTTTGATGACGAAACGTGCCGTCGGCGTTAATACTGGGCGGGAATAGGCGAAAAAGGGCCCTAACGGTCCACAAAAAAGCAGGCGGATTAGCGATGACTTTGAACCTTTCCGTGCCAGGGCACGACGAGTTGAAGCCGCGCATCACCGTGTTCGGTGTGGGCGGGGCAGGCGGCAACGCTGTGAACAACATGATCGAGAAATCGCTCGACGGGTGCGATTTCGTGGTGGCCAACACCGACGCGCAGGCGCTTCAGCAAAGCCGGGCGCAGACCTCCATCCAGTTGGGTGTGAAGGTCACCGAAGGTCTGGGTGCGGGCGCACGGGCCACGGTCGGCGCCGCCGCTGCCGAGGAAAGCATCGAACAGATCGTCGATCACCTCGCGGGCGCGCACATGTGCTTCATCACCGCAGGCATGGGCGGCGGCACCGGCACCGGCGCGGCCCCGATCATCGCGCAGGCCGCGCGTGAACTGGGCGTCCTGACCGTGGGCGTCGTCACCAAGCCGTTCCAGTTCGAAGGCGGCAAGCGGATGAAGCAGGCCGAGGAGGGCGTCGAAGCCCTTCAGAAGGTCGTCGACACGCTGATCATCATCCCCAACCAGAACCTCTTCCGGTTGGCGAACGAGCGGACCACCTTCACCGAAGCCTTCTCGATGGCGGACGATGTCCTCTATCAGGGCGTGAAGGGCGTGACCGACCTGATGGTGCGTCCGGGCCTCATCAACCTCGACTTCGCCGACGTGCGCGCGGTCATGGACGAGATGGGCAAGGCCATGATGGGCACCGGCGAGGCAGATGGCGAAGATCGCGCGATCCAGGCCGCCGAGAAGGCCATCGCGAACCCGTTGCTGGACGAAATCAGCCTGCGCGGCGCCAAGGGCGTCCTGATCAACATCACCGGCGGCCACGACCTGACCCTGTTCGAACTGGACGAAGCCGCAAACCGCATCCGCGAGGAAGTGGATCCGGACGCGAACATCATCGTGGGCTCCACGCTGGATGACAGCCTTGAGGGCCAGATGCGCGTCAGCGTCGTCGCCACCGGCATCGACGCCACTGAAGGCGCCTCTGAAATGGCCGTGCCGCGTCGGAAGCTCTCCGAGCCGCTGAAGCAGGCGGTCGTGGCCGAAGAGCCCGCACCGGCTCAGGCCCCGGCGCCTGCAGAGCCTGCCCCGGCACCTGTCGCAGCGCGCAGCCAGGCCGATGTCGGCTACGAGGAAGACGAACCGTCACTCTTCTCCGAACTGGAGACGCAGCGCGCCGCAGCCGAAGACGAGATGGAGCACATCTTCGAGGAAGAGCGCGCGGTCGAGGATGACGGTCTGCCGCCGCCGGCCTATCAGCCCCGCCGGGCAGAGACACGCGCGCACACCGCGTCCTTCGATGAAAATCCCGAGGCTTTCGTCGCGCCGCGCGCGCAATCGCCCGGCACACCGTCGGCCGACACGATGGCGCGCCTTCAGGCCGCTGC
Proteins encoded in this window:
- a CDS encoding ester cyclase, which codes for MKDWSDQSVDFAETLRGVADAVWGRAEFGRLFEAHLHPDAILRGPDHLLQGRLAIATAALQPLAAFPGRSLYVEDAGWTAIAGGTRAGALRLFCEGTHDGAGLYGPATGKAAKYRVLMDVAAKGAVIGEVWRLRDSAAIFAALGLDPERWAAERLAWGDRDSAPFRPGIDEPGAYTAQGNGSEWGRAWAALLERAMDGGFDLFDGQTDPAAEIALPGGITRRGGAAARQFWLGLRAAFPSAQFKVHHRFGLETPLLPPRAFLRWSLDGRHDGPGLFGAPTGAEVHVMGMSQAEFGPGGLRREWTLIDPGAIWMQIKAQTG
- the ftsW gene encoding putative lipid II flippase FtsW, coding for MTEMVYGTVRVRDSEPVLPKWWRTIDKWSLSCILILFAIGILLGLAASPPLAERNGFDAFHYVQRQAIFGTVALIALVVTSLLSPVLVRRLAVLAFLVAFVALAFLPLFGTDFGKGAVRWYSLGFASVQPSEFLKPAFIIVAAWMMAASQEIGGPPGRLWSFFLVMAIVLMLAMQPDFGQACLVLFGWGVMYFVAGAPMFLLLGMAGMVVLGGMFAYNNSEHFARRIDGFLNPDIDPTTQIGYATNAIQEGGFFGVGVGEGQVKWSLPDAHTDFIIAVAAEEYGLVLVLFIICLYASVVVRSLLRLMKERDPFIRLAGTGLACMFGVQAMINMGVAVRLLPAKGMTLPFVSYGGSSLIAMGISVGMLLAFTRTRPQGEIGDILRGRLR
- a CDS encoding UDP-N-acetylglucosamine--N-acetylmuramyl-(pentapeptide) pyrophosphoryl-undecaprenol N-acetylglucosamine transferase, with protein sequence MAQHDRPLLVIAAGGTGGHMFPAQSLAEVMLRRGWRVKLSTDARGARYTGGFPHSVEIEQVSSATFARGGLLSKALVPFRVAGGIVGMAMRMLRDRPDVVVGFGGYPSIPALGAATLMRLPRMIHEQNGVLGRVNQIFARRVDAVACGTWPTALPEGVEATHTGNPVRLSVHERQGAAYIPPGDYPMSLLVIGGSQGARILSDVVPPAIAALPMDMLQHLRVSHQARDEDGERVATFYAENGIDADVQPFFHDIPARMSEAQLVISRSGASSVADLSVIGRPAILIPFAAATGDHQTANARALTEAGAAIRIPESKLTVEAMTDAIRSVLDHPQGALQMAQAALSVGRPDAAEALAAMVETLADKDQAK
- the murC gene encoding UDP-N-acetylmuramate--L-alanine ligase, giving the protein MNAAAATKLPTDVGPIHFVGIGGIGMSGIAEVLLNLGYTVQGSDLKASKITERLESLGARIYVGQNPKNLENAEVVVISSAIKPGNPELDAARLAGLPIVRRAEMLAELMRLKSNIAVAGTHGKTTTTTLVAELLVAGGIDPTVINGGIIHAYGSNARMGQGEWMVVEADESDGTFNRLPATIAIVTNIDPEHMEHWGDFERLKQGFTDFVSNIPFYGLAVCCTDHEEVQRLVGRVTDRRIVTYGFNTQADVRAVNLRYEDGVAHFDIALQAEGRVIEDCALPMPGDHNVSNALSAVAVARHLGMKPSEIRKALAAFGGVNRRFTRVGEVGGVTVIDDYGHHPVEIQAVLKAARHATKGRVIAVHQPHRYSRLHSLFDDFCACFNEADVVAIADVYAAGEDPIEGASRDDLVGGLIRHGHRSAHAIDNEDDLEALVRAEAKPGDMVVCLGAGTISAWANNLPKRLKG
- a CDS encoding DUF2484 family protein, producing MAPALLTGCFWVLAATITACLPMKRQYIPGVALLVAAPFLLVWIGVSIGPVWALAGCAAFLSMFRNPLKYFWARLRGHKPELPE
- a CDS encoding DUF2484 family protein, with protein sequence MTTSLILALIWALSANILAMIPSQDNHWRRAYGLIAVGIPLLGYVTYENGPWIGLLVFAAGASVLRWPMLYLGRWLRRRFGAET
- the murB gene encoding UDP-N-acetylmuramate dehydrogenase, which codes for MTKMPETRGRLTADRPLADLTWLRVGGPADWFFQPADVRDLADFLKALPPNVPVFPMGVGSNLIVRDGGLHAAVIRMGRGFNAITVEGNRVRAGAAALDAHVARKAAEAGVDLTFLRTIPGAVGGAVRMNAGCYGSYVADVFVEATAVTRAGEIVTLTAEDLDFRYRQTDLAEGTVIVEVVFEGPSGDPEALAARMETQLAKRDATQPTKERTAGSTFRNPAGHSSTGRADDVHDLKAWKVIDDAGMRGAMRGGAQMSEKHSNFLINNGGATAADLEGLGEEVRKKVFQTSGIKLEWEIMRIGEPAPETEGEKPR
- a CDS encoding D-alanine--D-alanine ligase; this translates as MGGPSAEREVSLSSGKECAAALRTEGFDVVEVDAGPDLVVRLSEISPDVVFNALHGRWGEDGCVQGLLEWQGLPYTHSGVLASSLAMDKERTKDVYRAHGLPVAESRLASKAEVMTAHVMPPPYVVKPYNEGSSVGVYLVAEGAAPPQLSAEMPETVMVEAFAPGRELTTTVMGDRALGVTDIITDGWYDYDAKYKPGGSRHECPANIPEEIAAACRDYALRAHAALGCRGVTRTDFRWDESKGLAGLILLETNTQPGMTPTSLSPEQAEKAGLSFGQFCRWMVEDASCQR
- a CDS encoding cell division protein FtsQ/DivIB; amino-acid sequence: MSEMTRFDPAPSRLKYRVERMMLTPLYRLLLRVGLPFALTFGAASWWLSHEENREWIALTYADARAAIQERPEFMVELMAIDGADPAISEDIREIIPLDFPISSFDLDLDAMRRTITGLDAVESASLFVRQGGVLQVNVRKREPVVLWRTEAGLELLDRGGVMTGPVSTRAAFPDLPVIAGSGADAHVNEALRLVAAAAPLRHRLRGLERMGERRWDVVLDRGQRIMLPEEGAVRALERAIAMDQAVDMLARDLVAVDLRLRERPTLRMTQTALEDLWRIRQIEAGDD
- the ftsA gene encoding cell division protein FtsA, which codes for MIELYESQRAMRNMRKAAMQRGVVAVLDVGSSKIACLILRFDGTGRDMDVDGVGSLAGQSGFRVIGAATTRSRGVRFGEIAAMNETERAIRTAVQAAQKMAQIRVDHVIACFSGADPRSYGLAGQVELEGTQVSEQDVARVLSACDVPDFGDGREVLHAQPVNFALDHRSGLSDPRGQIGQDLACDMHMLTVDGMAIQNLAHCVKRCDLELAGLASSAYTSGIAALVEDEQELGAASIDLGGGATGISIFIKKHMIYADAVRMGGDHITSDISMGLQVPMATAERIKTFYGGVVATGMDDREMIEIGGETGDWEHDRRTVSRAELIGIMRPRVEEILEEVRARLDAAGFDHLPSQQIVLTGAGSQIPGLDGLAAKILGQQVRLGRPMRVHGLPQAATGPGFSSAVGLCLFAAHPQDEWWDFEIPVDRLPAKSFQRAVKWFRDNW
- the ftsZ gene encoding cell division protein FtsZ, which encodes MTLNLSVPGHDELKPRITVFGVGGAGGNAVNNMIEKSLDGCDFVVANTDAQALQQSRAQTSIQLGVKVTEGLGAGARATVGAAAAEESIEQIVDHLAGAHMCFITAGMGGGTGTGAAPIIAQAARELGVLTVGVVTKPFQFEGGKRMKQAEEGVEALQKVVDTLIIIPNQNLFRLANERTTFTEAFSMADDVLYQGVKGVTDLMVRPGLINLDFADVRAVMDEMGKAMMGTGEADGEDRAIQAAEKAIANPLLDEISLRGAKGVLINITGGHDLTLFELDEAANRIREEVDPDANIIVGSTLDDSLEGQMRVSVVATGIDATEGASEMAVPRRKLSEPLKQAVVAEEPAPAQAPAPAEPAPAPVAARSQADVGYEEDEPSLFSELETQRAAAEDEMEHIFEEERAVEDDGLPPPAYQPRRAETRAHTASFDENPEAFVAPRAQSPGTPSADTMARLQAAAERAREEGPARPAPRPQVQPQAQARHGDADKPRFGINSLINRMTGHAAEGGAPARRTQPPMHAQQPDPVSDRHEDEDQDRIEIPAFLRRQAN